CGGTCTCGCTCATCGTAGTGGCACCCATTCTGGAAACCAAGCCACAAAGAAGGGCAATGATCAAAAATACCGCGGACAGTTCATTGATGTACCAATGAAAGTTAAAAACCCCATATAAAATGGCCATGAGTCCGGCCATGAATATCGAAATGACCAACCAATTGTTTCCACTCATTCTATATTCCTGAAGTGGTCTGGACAGCGTCAATTCGCTTACATTGAGGCCTATGCCCAAACTTTTTTGCGGATTTAGGGTGATTGCTTTGAAGTACCTCACATTGTAATAGGCCATAATGCCCAACGCCGTAAAGCAGAGCACGCTACGAAGGAGGGCGCCAGAAAACATGGACAGTTCGGCAATTTTATGTCCGGTTCCTACGGTGTAAGGGTTTATTGGAGACAATCCAAAACCGATGGTCATGGCACCCACTGAAATTCCAGCGGCCAAAATTAAATCTCCTCCCAAGGCAAGACTTAGTACCGCAGCTATGGGTACCATGGCAATATTGTTTTCATAGCCCACGGCAACGCCAAGTAGACCATAAATAAAGGTCATGATGACAATGATGAGGTGTTTGTTTTTTAGACCCAAATTTTTTACTAGTGTTCCTACGGCATTCTCTACCGCCTTTGATTTTTCCATAAACCCGAACATAATGCCACCTGCCAGTACAATGAATATGATTTCCACAGCAGCCTTAAAGCCCAACGGTATGGCTTTGAACATGTCCAAAAAACCAACGGGCGTAGCAGGAATGGTCTTGTATGAGTCGGGAACCACCGTACTTCGACCATCAACTAAAATCCGTTCATAGGTCCCAGCCGGAAGTAGATAGGTCAATAGGGTCACCAATACAATTATACCAAATAGCATGGTAATGGCATGTGGGATTCGTTTAAAAAGGGACAGATTTTTGGATTTACTCATTTATCGCTAAGGGATACCCATAAACAGTTGGGTCCAAGAATTAATTCCTTTGGAATTTCGTTGATTCCGGCTAATTTAAGCTAAAGTATTCTTTACAGATCAGGTCTGGACATATTTCTTTAAATACATTTCCTTGAGAATCATAAATTTTGCCGTTTATCCTGATCTGGTTAAAAATTAGCGTATTTAATTCAAGTTGCAATTCCCTTATTTTCTTGTTCAAGTAATACGAAAGAATTGCGAATTTGTTATTGGAATCCTGCCAAGATACGTTTGAACGTTCCTTTTGCCTTATAACTTCATCATAAAAACGATTTAACCCCTTTGTCCTGGAAAAACTTTGACCTCCCAATGCATCCAATATCATCACATTGTTAATGGACAATACAAAAGAAATTTCTCTAATAGTATACTTTGTGATCAATATTTCTATTTGATTAGTGGTATCCTTGTCAAACATCACAGAGTTGCCAAGCGATGAATAGTAGTAGTTTTTATGCTTGAACCTGGCGTTGATGATAGGTTCAAGATAATCCGTAGGGCATAAAAAGTATAGATGTCCTGGCATTGGTTTGAGGTCAAAGGCTTTTGACATCAATTACTTTAAAATGTCTGGCATCAAAATAGTCGTCCAATCCATAATCCGTATTAATGATGATGCCTCCCAAAAGCGTTACCCTATCCACATGGAATTCATTTTTACACGACTTTAAATGCTCATGGACCTTTTTATCAATAATCTCATAGGTCGCCTCGGTTATGGCCTTTTCTTGATTTTCACTATCCAATATTTTTTGGCGGTAGGGAAGTAGGCTTTCCTCAAGTTTCATCTGTTGATAATCATCATCATTTATTACCGGTTTATAGGCGCTATCCTGGAATCGGCTTAATGCCAGCATAAGGGCACCACAGGAGTTTCCGGTCTGTTCTTGGCGAGGACGGTACATTTTTCCCAAATCCCCATCCAGGGTGATCCCTATGTGGGGACCGTAAAAGACAAATGCGCTACCATCATCTGGAATATGATGGGCAAAAGCGGTCATGCCGGTTTGCCCGGCGAAAGGCAGTCCGCCCAGTCCACCCATAATAAATGGACCGAACAATACATTGAAGAAGGTGGTGGAAGGCACATTGATATCATCCGAACACACCGAAGTTGCCATCAATACCCGGGAAATATCGATATGGTGCTCCAGTTGCATTTTTCCAAGATAATGGATCGAGGTGTCCTTGGCATCCATGGCATCGGGGAAGTAGGTCTTTACTACTTCGGCAAATTTTCTTTGTAACATAGTAAGGAAGGTAAAATGGTTAATTTGATATTGTGAAACCTTTCCAAGTTCTTTACTTTCCCGGTAAGTTCGCGAGAAAGCAAGCCTCGGTCGAGTATGAAATAACAATTTACTGCAAAGGACTGGTGTAACAAAAGCACTCCAATAGTTGAATAGTAAAAATATAGGAAAGCGTTGATAAATGCAACATAGTTGCATTTACTTTGCAGATGTCCATCGGTTGGGCAAGATTCCAAAAGCAGCTCCATCACGTTGAAATACCTACCCTTTTTTACCATTACTTCTTCTAGTGCTTAGACCAGTCTTTAAATGCTTTAAATTAGCATGGCATTTCTAGGATAAAAAGATGAAAAAGATAGCCATACTTTGCCTGACCGTTGGCATTTTTTACTTCGGTAACAGTCAAAAAACCGGAAGTGACAGCGGTGGTTCCACTACCTTCTATAAAGATGTCACCACAATATGTTTGCCTTATGAAGACCTACAGCAACTGTCCATGGATGCTGGAATTGCCGATTTGGACCAGGATGGTGACCTGGACATTTTAATTGCCAATGAGCATAAACCCAATATTCTGCTTATTAATGATGGAAAAGGAAAATTCACCAATGAGAGCAGCTCGCGGATACCACAGGTAGATCATGATAGTGAGGATATTGGAATTGCCGACTTTGATTTGGATGGAGACCTGGATATCATAGTCGTTAGCGAAGATGACAAAACCAACGAACTGTATCTGAACAATGGAGATGGTACTTTTAGGGATGGGGGGAGCAGGATTCCTGTTTCGGGCACTTCCAATTCGGTGGTTGTAGTGGATGTCAATAATGATGGTGCTCCGGATGTAATGATTGGAAACAACGGTCAAAACAACCTATTGATCAACGATGGCAAAGGGTACTTCAAAGATGAGACCACTGCACGGTTCGGCGAATTTATGGATGTGACACAAGACCTGACCTTGGGGGATATTGATAATGATGGGGATGAAGATGTATTGGTCGGCAATGAAGATGCCAATCGCATACTGATCAATGATGGAAATGGCTTTTTTAAGGATGAGTCTTCCGATAGGTTACCTTACCGAACCACTCCAGAGGAAACAAGGGAAGTGGACGTGGCCGATATCGATGGGGATGGTGACCTGGACGTTTTATACGGAAATGTCCAGGCCTTTGTAGCCGAAGCCGTTCGACAGAACAGATTGCTTTTAAATGACGGAAATGGTTTCTTTTCCGATATCACCGGCACCCATTTGCCCAAGGATGACAACCGTTGTTTTGGGGTCGCATTTTTGGATATCGACCGTGATGGGGATATGGATATTATGACGGGAAATACCAATGGCCCAAGGTTTGGCGGCCTTACCCCCTTTAGTGTCTATCTTAATGATGGAAAGGGAAAGTTCGCTGAAGCCATCGATACCATTATTCCCGAAGGTATGGGCGGAAGAGGTTTCGATATCGATTTTGTGGATTTGAACGGCGATGGTATTAAAGACCTTTTTCTAAGCAATCGGGGGTCACAGGATTTTCTGCTTTTCGGACGTAAGCAATAAATTACATAACAAAGTGACCGCTATTGCGGTCACTTTTTAAACGCTAGTGGAGTTATTTTCTAATATCCGGCGGCTTGCCCGTCTTTACGACTTTCGGAAGCACCGTGATAGACTTTGTTTTCATCATCCCATAAAATGGCCTGGTAGCCACCGTAGATGCCCCGGGCGGTTCCCATTTTATGGCCCTTGTCCATTAGACCACGAATAGTAGTGTAGGGGATACCCGATTCGGTTCGTATTAATCCCGTATTTTCCGTAGTCCTTCCCATGGGGCTGGCCCCTCCCGTATGGTCCCAACGTGGCGCATCACCAGCTTCTTGCAGGTTCATGCCAAAATCGATGAGGTTCATTACAATCTGGGTATGGCCCATGGGTTGAAAGTCACCGCCCATGACCCCAAAACTGACATAGGGTTTGCCATCTTTGGTAATAAAGGCGGGAATAATGGTATGAAAAGGCCGCTTAGCAGGCTCATAGGTATTGGCCTGTCCCCGCTTTAAACTGAACAGCTCACCGCGATCCTGAAGCATAAAGCCCAATTTTGGTGGTGCCATACCGGAGCCCATGCCCCGATAATTGCTCTGTATCAAGGATATCATGGTACCCTCCTTGTCCGCTACCGTCATGTAGATCGTCTCTCCAGCGGAGATTTCACCTGCGGTATATTTTCCGGCACGGGCACCGATTTCTTTTCTTCGGTCTTCGGCATAATCGTCCGAAAGCAATTGCGCAACGGGAACATCATAAAAATCCATATCGGCATAATATTTTGCGCGGTCCTCAAAAGCCAATTTCTTGGCCTCGGTAAATAGGTGAAGGTGTTCCGCACTTCCAAATTCGATAGCTGAAAAGTCATAGCCCTCCAATAGTTGCAACATTTGGAGCGCAGCAATACCCTGACCATTAGGAGGCAGCTCCCAAACATCGTAACCCCTATAGTTGATGGATACCGGTTCTACCCATTCCGATTTATGTGCGGCCAGGTCTTTGGCCGAAAGAAATCCCCCTTGTTCTTTGATAAACTTACCAATGGTTTTGGCAATATCGCCCTTGTAAAAAGCATCGCGTCCACCTTTTGCGATTTTCCTATAGGTATCGGCCAAATATGGATTTTTGTAAACTTCTCCCTCATTGGGGAGTTTTCCTCCATTTTGTGATTTGTAGGTATCCTCAATATTGGGAAAACCCTTTGATTCAAAAAAGGGTACGGTACGCTGCATGTACCAGGCAATGAGCTCGGTCAAGGGAAATCCCTTTTCGGCATAACCAATAGCCGGGGCCAGGATTTCCGTCATAGGCCTGGACCCAAATTTTTGATGGAGCTCAAACCATCCATCCACAGCACCTGGCACACTAACGGGCAGTGGCCCATGGGACTGGATTTTCTCCATCCCTTCTTTCTCAAAGTATTCCAAGGTCAACTTCTGGGGTGAACGTCCACTCGCATTGAGGCCATACAATTTTTTGGTCTTTCCGTCCCAAACAATGGCAAAAAGATCGCCTCCAATACCACATCCCGTAGGTTCCATAAGTCCTAAGGCAGCATTTGCAGCAATCGCGGCATCGATGGCATTACCACCACTTTTGAGAATATCAAGCCCAATTTGGGTTGCCAGGGGATGGCTTGTGGCCACCATTCCATTTTGACCCAATACTTCGGAGCGAGTCGCAAAGGGTTCACCCGTGATTCGGTCTTGGGCCGTTGAATATTGGCCAATCAAAAAGAGGAAGAAAATACAACGGGAAAGATTTTTCATAATGTTTTTTAGTTTTCTAAAGTACAAAATTCGGATATAGCATATCCTGGTCCTACATCCCGCTGGGGAATGAGTCTGCCGATAGCATTACGTTGATTAAAATTGAAATTGGAGTTGTGTTACAGTCCTAATTCCTTCTTTATTTTATTGGTATCCAGGTTTGATATCAAATCAATTACATTGGGATACCAGTTCTTATGATAGCCAAGTTCAGGTCTAAGTAATTCAGCAATGGCATCTTCCTTGGACCAATTTTCAAAAACCACGCGATACGCTGCCATTATGGCCCCTGTTCTATCGGAACCATGCCAACAATGTACCAAAACCGGCTTTTGGGCATTTTGTACGGCTTGTAGGGCTTCTATCAGATTACCTTCATTAAGTTCGGAAGTTTTTAAGGGGATATGGATCAATTCCAGTGCTGTTCCCCTGGCTTTTTTTACATCATCCTTATTTCGCCGAAACGTTATTGAAGTCTTTATTCCTGCGGCTTCCAGTTCCTTGAAACCTTTTCGACCAGGTTGTTCTGATCTGTAAACGGAATCATTTAGTCGGTACAATCGCTTAAATCGATTGGATGGGACTTTTTCAAGCGCTGTAGTTTGGGATATGCCATAAAATGGATATCCCATGGAAAACAAGAACAAGCAGCCTAAGTAAAGATACTTTACCATACCTTTTTACTTCTTCAAAGAAATCATTTCCATTTGGTTTTCAGCTATTTGTTTGTTGATTTTTGAAATATACTCATCCATCAATCCATTTAAAGCGGAAATCTCACGATCCAATTCCTTGGTAACGTCAACAAAGAACTCCGTGGCCTGATCTGTTGGGGGATAATCCCCACGTTGGGAGTCGGTCATCAAAAATGCCAGGCGGTTATTAATTCGAATCCCATAATTCAAGGGGTCTTGTCGACTCTGGTTCTTGGTCATATGGATATTGTTTTCGATAACATCCAATTTCGCTTCAAAATCCGCAATCGTATTTTTTAAACTCTTTTTCATGTCTTGCTTTCCCTTTAGATAGTCCAGGTCCTTCTTTACGGTCCTAATATCAACAATTGCGGTATTGGCCCGGCTGACCTGGTCCCGAACTTCGATCAAGAAATCAAATTGTTTCTGATAATCGTTATCGGTATTGGGCATTCGGGGATCTTTGACAATGGTAAGGACCTGCTCCGAAGTTTGTCCATTATATCCCAATCTTATCCTGTAGTCGCCAGGCACCGCTTTGGGCCCGGTATTGGGCGATGAATAAAACACCATGCCCTTAAAGGTTTTGTAACCTGGGTAGCGCATATTCCAAACCAGTCTGTTGCCCCCGGATTTAACTTCCAAAAGTTTATCCGCTTCCGGGTTCAATTTATCTTTCTTGGCCACATTTGAAAAGCGCTGGATCAAAGTGCCATCCTTTTCCAGAATCTCGATGGTTACCGTATCGGTTTCCTGGATGTTCTTTATGTAATAGTTGATGATGGCTCCATTGGGATGGTTTTCGCCAACCAACTTGGTATTTGGTTTTCGCCAACCACCCGATTGCTGCATACGGTACGCCTGGTCGGGCTTATACAGATGGAACTGCGAATTGGCGATTTCATCCGAAAGTTGGTGCAATGGGGTCAAATCATCGATCATCCAAAAACTACGCCCATGGGTAGCGGCGATTAAATCATTGTCCCGTACATGAAGGTCCCGAATGGAGGTGATTGGGAGGTTCAATTGGAAAGGTGACCAACTGTTGCCGTCATCAAATGAAACATACATGCCCCACTCCGTTCCGGCGTAGAGCAATCCCTCTCGAACCTTATCCGCACGGATGGCCCTGGTATAATGGTTGCTTTTGATTCCCTCGGTGATCACCTTCCAGGTTTTGCCATAATCGGAAGTCTTATAGAGGTAAGGGGTATAATCCCCAAATTTGTACGAAGTAGCCGCCACATAGGCAGTACCCTTCTTGAACGGACTTGGGTCAATACAATTGATCATATTGAGTTTTGGACTCATACTGGACGGAGGGGTGATGTTTTCCCAATTTTCGCCATTGTCTTTTGAAATGTGGATCAAGCCGTCGTCACTACCAACCCAAATAACGCCTTTCTCCAAAGGGGACTCATTGATGGCAAAGAGGTTGGAATAGAACTCGGCCCCGGTATTGTCCTGGGTAATCGGTCCACCGGAAGATTTTATGGTTTCCGGCAAACCACGGGTAAGATCGGGTGAAACCCTTTTCCATGATTGCCCCTCATTGGTAGTGACATGTAAGAAATTGGATCCCGCATACAATGTATTCTGGTCATGTATACTGAACTTTACCGGGAAATTCCAGTTGAAACGATATTTCATGACCTCGGCCCCGGAACCTGCAGGGTTGTCCGGCCAGATATTGATGGAACGGGTTTGGTCCACCAAATGATCTTGTCGCATCATATATCCTTTATAGGTTCCCCCGTAGACGATTTCGTTGTTCTTTGGGTCAGGGGCCAGGTGGGCACTTTCGCCACCGGCCGTAGGCTCCCAGTCGCTTTCCGTTATACTTGAACCCGAGGTGCGATGGGCGATACGGACCGTACTGTTGTCCTGTTGTGCCCCGTATATCCTGTAGGGAAACGAATTGTCCGTGGTGACCCGGTAAAATTGCGCCGTAGGTTGATTATGATAGGTGGTCCAATTCTCTCCGCCATCGTTTGAAACCTGTGCGCCCCCATCGTCGGCAATGACCATTCTGCTATTGTTATTGGGGTCGATCCATAGGTCGTGGTGATCCCCATGCGGGGCATTCTTTAAAGTAAAGGTCTTTCCACCATCTGTGGACACCCCATAGCTAACATTCATTACATACACCTTGTCCTTGTTCTGTGTATCGGCATAGATACGGCTATAGTACCATGCCCTTTGGCGTAAGGCCCTATTTTCATTTATTTTTTTCCAGCTCTTACCGGCATCCTCCGATCGAAACACGCCGCCATTTTCTGCTTCGATAATTGCCCAAACCCTATTGGAATCCAAAGGGGAGACCGCTATACCTACAATGCCCCATGGACCCTTTGGCAAGCCTTTGTATTTTGAAATATCGGTCCAGGTATCACCACCATCGGTACTTTTGTAGAGTTTACTGTCGGGCCCTCCGCTGTCCATCCGGTATCCGTTTCGTTTCATCTGCCAAGTTGCGGCATATAGTATTCTTGGATTGTTCGGGTCCAGTATCAAATCCCCAGCACCGGCCTTATCACTTTCGTAAAGTATCTTTTCCCAACTTTGCCCTCCATCCTTGGAACGATAGACACCACGGGTCTTATTGGGTTTCCAAAGATTACCGATTGCGGCAACATATACAAGATTGGGATTGGTAGGGTGTATGCGAATCCTTGAAATATGTTCCGATCCTTCGAGCCCGATAAACTTCCAGGTTTCCCCGGCATCCAGGCTTTTCCAAATACCATTCCCGGAAGAAACATTTCCCCTTAGGGTTTGCTCCCCTTCGCCAACATAAATCACATTTGGATCCGATTCTGAAACGGCCAAGGCACCAATGGAACCTCCAAAATAACCGTCGGAAATACAGCTCCAGGTATTGCCCGCATCAGTGGTTTTCCAGACGCCGCCACCAGCGGTTCCCATATAATAAAGGTTTGGATCGTTCAAAACCCCCGAGACGGTTCCGGCACGTCCTCCCCTAAATGGCCCGACCAAACGCCATTGGACTGCATTGTACAAAGACTCAGCATAGTTTTTGGTGTTTGCGTTTCTGCTTTTTTTGCGTTGGGCGGTAGCATCATCTGTAGGGAATAGGAATAGTACGAGAAGGAGGTACGGTAAAAATGGTTTCATAGAGTGTAGTTTTAAGGAATCCTAAAAATAACCAATATAAACCCTTAGTTGTATATCTTAATAGGGTATATCTTTAGTATCCAGTTCAATAAACCCATTTTCCAAGAAAATGCTGCCCTTTTGTACAGCGCCTGGTTCACATTTAATTTAGCAAAATGACTATTTCCATTGGTAATAGTGTCCCCTTGATGATTCTTTTTCAAAGTATGCTGTTTGCTGTTGTGCTCATATCTGACAGGGGCCCCAAGCGAATAAGCAATTACTACTTGGCCTTTTTTATGATGGTATTGGGTTTACAGTTTGTGGCCATTACTTTTGAGAATTTACGGATTGAATCCGATTTTGTGATTGCGGGGTATTGCGTCTATGGCTATATTTATGGGCCAGCATTATATC
The sequence above is a segment of the Muricauda sp. SCSIO 64092 genome. Coding sequences within it:
- a CDS encoding YfcC family protein, translated to MSKSKNLSLFKRIPHAITMLFGIIVLVTLLTYLLPAGTYERILVDGRSTVVPDSYKTIPATPVGFLDMFKAIPLGFKAAVEIIFIVLAGGIMFGFMEKSKAVENAVGTLVKNLGLKNKHLIIVIMTFIYGLLGVAVGYENNIAMVPIAAVLSLALGGDLILAAGISVGAMTIGFGLSPINPYTVGTGHKIAELSMFSGALLRSVLCFTALGIMAYYNVRYFKAITLNPQKSLGIGLNVSELTLSRPLQEYRMSGNNWLVISIFMAGLMAILYGVFNFHWYINELSAVFLIIALLCGLVSRMGATTMSETVLKSVAIAAPGAFMVGFATTIKVLMEMGNIGDTISYRLSMVLEGLPLYASAICMSISQTVINFFIPSGSGQALATLPVMLPLGESLGLTRQITILAFQIGDGLSNLVNPTLGGLIAMLSMCRVPIDRWIRFIFPVLIIILLLAFLALIIAVATNYS
- a CDS encoding FG-GAP repeat domain-containing protein, with product MKKIAILCLTVGIFYFGNSQKTGSDSGGSTTFYKDVTTICLPYEDLQQLSMDAGIADLDQDGDLDILIANEHKPNILLINDGKGKFTNESSSRIPQVDHDSEDIGIADFDLDGDLDIIVVSEDDKTNELYLNNGDGTFRDGGSRIPVSGTSNSVVVVDVNNDGAPDVMIGNNGQNNLLINDGKGYFKDETTARFGEFMDVTQDLTLGDIDNDGDEDVLVGNEDANRILINDGNGFFKDESSDRLPYRTTPEETREVDVADIDGDGDLDVLYGNVQAFVAEAVRQNRLLLNDGNGFFSDITGTHLPKDDNRCFGVAFLDIDRDGDMDIMTGNTNGPRFGGLTPFSVYLNDGKGKFAEAIDTIIPEGMGGRGFDIDFVDLNGDGIKDLFLSNRGSQDFLLFGRKQ
- the ggt gene encoding gamma-glutamyltransferase, which gives rise to MKNLSRCIFFLFLIGQYSTAQDRITGEPFATRSEVLGQNGMVATSHPLATQIGLDILKSGGNAIDAAIAANAALGLMEPTGCGIGGDLFAIVWDGKTKKLYGLNASGRSPQKLTLEYFEKEGMEKIQSHGPLPVSVPGAVDGWFELHQKFGSRPMTEILAPAIGYAEKGFPLTELIAWYMQRTVPFFESKGFPNIEDTYKSQNGGKLPNEGEVYKNPYLADTYRKIAKGGRDAFYKGDIAKTIGKFIKEQGGFLSAKDLAAHKSEWVEPVSINYRGYDVWELPPNGQGIAALQMLQLLEGYDFSAIEFGSAEHLHLFTEAKKLAFEDRAKYYADMDFYDVPVAQLLSDDYAEDRRKEIGARAGKYTAGEISAGETIYMTVADKEGTMISLIQSNYRGMGSGMAPPKLGFMLQDRGELFSLKRGQANTYEPAKRPFHTIIPAFITKDGKPYVSFGVMGGDFQPMGHTQIVMNLIDFGMNLQEAGDAPRWDHTGGASPMGRTTENTGLIRTESGIPYTTIRGLMDKGHKMGTARGIYGGYQAILWDDENKVYHGASESRKDGQAAGY
- a CDS encoding fused DSP-PTPase phosphatase/NAD kinase-like protein gives rise to the protein MVKYLYLGCLFLFSMGYPFYGISQTTALEKVPSNRFKRLYRLNDSVYRSEQPGRKGFKELEAAGIKTSITFRRNKDDVKKARGTALELIHIPLKTSELNEGNLIEALQAVQNAQKPVLVHCWHGSDRTGAIMAAYRVVFENWSKEDAIAELLRPELGYHKNWYPNVIDLISNLDTNKIKKELGL
- a CDS encoding WD40/YVTN/BNR-like repeat-containing protein, producing the protein MKPFLPYLLLVLFLFPTDDATAQRKKSRNANTKNYAESLYNAVQWRLVGPFRGGRAGTVSGVLNDPNLYYMGTAGGGVWKTTDAGNTWSCISDGYFGGSIGALAVSESDPNVIYVGEGEQTLRGNVSSGNGIWKSLDAGETWKFIGLEGSEHISRIRIHPTNPNLVYVAAIGNLWKPNKTRGVYRSKDGGQSWEKILYESDKAGAGDLILDPNNPRILYAATWQMKRNGYRMDSGGPDSKLYKSTDGGDTWTDISKYKGLPKGPWGIVGIAVSPLDSNRVWAIIEAENGGVFRSEDAGKSWKKINENRALRQRAWYYSRIYADTQNKDKVYVMNVSYGVSTDGGKTFTLKNAPHGDHHDLWIDPNNNSRMVIADDGGAQVSNDGGENWTTYHNQPTAQFYRVTTDNSFPYRIYGAQQDNSTVRIAHRTSGSSITESDWEPTAGGESAHLAPDPKNNEIVYGGTYKGYMMRQDHLVDQTRSINIWPDNPAGSGAEVMKYRFNWNFPVKFSIHDQNTLYAGSNFLHVTTNEGQSWKRVSPDLTRGLPETIKSSGGPITQDNTGAEFYSNLFAINESPLEKGVIWVGSDDGLIHISKDNGENWENITPPSSMSPKLNMINCIDPSPFKKGTAYVAATSYKFGDYTPYLYKTSDYGKTWKVITEGIKSNHYTRAIRADKVREGLLYAGTEWGMYVSFDDGNSWSPFQLNLPITSIRDLHVRDNDLIAATHGRSFWMIDDLTPLHQLSDEIANSQFHLYKPDQAYRMQQSGGWRKPNTKLVGENHPNGAIINYYIKNIQETDTVTIEILEKDGTLIQRFSNVAKKDKLNPEADKLLEVKSGGNRLVWNMRYPGYKTFKGMVFYSSPNTGPKAVPGDYRIRLGYNGQTSEQVLTIVKDPRMPNTDNDYQKQFDFLIEVRDQVSRANTAIVDIRTVKKDLDYLKGKQDMKKSLKNTIADFEAKLDVIENNIHMTKNQSRQDPLNYGIRINNRLAFLMTDSQRGDYPPTDQATEFFVDVTKELDREISALNGLMDEYISKINKQIAENQMEMISLKK